The following are encoded together in the Scytonema millei VB511283 genome:
- a CDS encoding response regulator transcription factor, with protein sequence MKKILVIEDERLVRDNILDCLEDGGYEVVGVDNGQVGLDWASEHKPDLILCDVMLPELDGYEVLRSLRQEPTTALLPFVFLSAKVEKAEIRHGMNLGADDYITKPFTPDELLDTVAARLKRRDAIVQYAELLQASLFNSDRISLEPQPTINPPSTPAPAQYQDFNAFAKELAALQSAQFTGKLNVKSATAQSWDFYLHQGRLLYATGGMHLARRWQRHVSTYCPQIQLTQLNLPAELFTRPAWEYQLLGLLLKQQQIGREHIAPIVRDCVVEVLFDMMQTGQVNYQKSEQALPLQLLALEWEQVFTPAQKLWQAWQSSNLTSLLPNYAPLVKQPEALQQQTSPAVYRQLTAVLDGKRSLRELAVLMKRQAAEVAVSLLPYFQSKIVELVQLPDLPIPHAAAAQPATPPTSAAPATSTAAKSLLIACIDDSPLVCQTMDQMLSNAGYQVLTIQDPLRAISTLLTRKPDLIFLDLVMPNLNGYEISSRLRKIAAFRDTPIVILSGNAIDRAQAQVAGVSDYLEKPVQTEKLLQMISKYISVGS encoded by the coding sequence ATGAAAAAGATCTTAGTGATAGAAGACGAGCGTTTAGTTAGAGACAACATCCTAGACTGTTTGGAAGATGGAGGCTATGAGGTTGTTGGAGTTGATAACGGTCAAGTTGGTCTAGACTGGGCAAGCGAACACAAACCCGATTTGATTTTGTGCGATGTGATGCTGCCGGAGTTAGACGGGTACGAGGTATTGCGATCGCTCCGTCAAGAACCAACCACGGCACTGCTACCGTTTGTTTTTCTCTCTGCCAAGGTGGAAAAAGCGGAGATCCGTCATGGCATGAACTTGGGAGCCGACGATTACATTACAAAACCCTTCACTCCTGACGAACTATTAGATACGGTGGCGGCGCGGTTGAAAAGACGGGATGCGATCGTCCAATATGCAGAACTTTTGCAGGCTTCTCTATTCAATAGCGATCGCATTTCGCTCGAACCTCAACCCACAATTAACCCTCCTTCCACGCCTGCACCAGCTCAATACCAAGATTTCAACGCATTCGCTAAGGAACTAGCAGCACTCCAATCAGCTCAATTTACTGGCAAATTAAATGTTAAAAGCGCCACGGCTCAGTCTTGGGACTTTTACTTGCATCAAGGGCGCTTGTTGTACGCTACAGGAGGAATGCATTTAGCGCGGCGCTGGCAGCGGCATGTCTCGACTTACTGCCCCCAAATTCAACTGACTCAATTAAATTTACCAGCCGAGCTTTTTACTAGACCTGCTTGGGAATATCAATTACTCGGCTTATTACTCAAACAACAACAAATCGGTCGCGAACATATTGCCCCAATAGTGCGCGATTGTGTTGTGGAAGTCCTATTTGACATGATGCAGACAGGGCAAGTCAATTATCAAAAATCAGAACAAGCCTTGCCTTTACAACTTCTTGCTTTAGAGTGGGAGCAAGTCTTCACCCCAGCCCAAAAACTATGGCAAGCTTGGCAATCGAGCAATCTAACTTCGCTTCTACCCAACTATGCCCCTCTAGTCAAACAGCCGGAAGCATTGCAACAACAAACTTCACCAGCTGTCTACCGTCAACTGACAGCAGTACTCGATGGCAAGCGATCGCTGCGCGAACTCGCAGTCTTGATGAAGCGTCAAGCTGCTGAAGTTGCTGTGTCTCTCTTACCCTACTTCCAATCCAAGATTGTCGAACTAGTCCAGCTCCCTGACTTACCAATACCGCACGCAGCCGCCGCCCAACCTGCAACACCACCGACATCAGCTGCACCTGCCACATCAACAGCAGCCAAATCACTCCTGATTGCTTGTATCGATGACAGCCCTCTCGTCTGCCAAACTATGGATCAAATGCTGTCCAATGCAGGCTATCAGGTGTTAACAATTCAAGATCCTCTACGAGCAATCTCAACTTTATTGACGCGCAAGCCAGATTTAATTTTCTTAGATCTGGTTATGCCCAACTTGAACGGATACGAAATTAGTTCGCGACTGCGTAAAATTGCAGCTTTCCGCGATACACCGATTGTCATTCTTAGTGGTAATGCGATCGACCGCGCCCAAGCGCAAGTAGCGGGAGTCTCGGATTACCTAGAAAAACCTGTACAAACAGAAAAGTTATTGCAAATGATTAGCAAATACATTTCTGTAGGAAGCTGA
- a CDS encoding response regulator transcription factor, with protein sequence MTKILVIEDEQAVRENITELLATEGYEIVAAENGHVGITWAWEHKPDLILCDVMMPELDGYEVLKLLREEPTTALMPFIFLSAKVDKTHLRQGMELGADDYLTKPFSKKDLLGAIAARLKKQTAIRQPELSHDEHHGDRDNANIFVAEFLSLKSAQVTGRLSVTCTSGHEWIFYLYSGRVLYATGGVHPIRRWQRHIVTYCPQISLKQMKLPTELAGSAWEYQVLGLWLKQQQISSKQVTQILRSSITEVLFDILQTGQVVKYQVQVGNPLGWQLLLVDVEQALAIAYQQLHSWQHANLGHISPNKAPTLKQPESLQQKTSATTYRQLTALLDGRRTLRDLAVLMKRQVLELSYTLLPYLQDDMVELADIPDLPMPTAEEIVLEPPVTPIALKPTIACIDDSPLVCEVMRNIITDAGYQFLDIQDPLRALATLLSQKPDMIFLDLVMPKLNGYEICTRIRKINAFRDTPIVILSGNLIDRVRAMVVGASDCLDKPVQADAVVKLIHKHLSASSH encoded by the coding sequence ATGACAAAGATTCTGGTCATCGAAGACGAGCAGGCAGTTAGAGAAAATATTACCGAGCTATTAGCAACGGAGGGATACGAAATCGTTGCAGCAGAGAACGGTCACGTTGGTATTACCTGGGCTTGGGAACATAAACCCGATCTGATTTTGTGCGATGTGATGATGCCGGAATTAGACGGCTATGAAGTGTTGAAGTTGCTGCGCGAAGAACCAACTACAGCGCTGATGCCTTTCATTTTTCTCTCAGCCAAAGTAGATAAAACTCATTTGCGCCAAGGGATGGAATTAGGTGCTGATGATTACCTCACGAAACCGTTCTCAAAAAAAGATTTACTAGGGGCGATCGCCGCGCGGTTAAAAAAGCAAACAGCGATACGCCAACCGGAACTATCCCACGACGAACATCATGGCGATCGCGACAACGCAAATATTTTTGTTGCCGAGTTTCTTTCGCTCAAGTCAGCTCAAGTGACTGGCAGACTATCTGTCACCTGTACCTCAGGACATGAGTGGATTTTTTATCTGTACTCCGGTCGAGTTTTATATGCCACTGGTGGGGTGCATCCCATCCGTAGATGGCAGAGACATATAGTCACGTACTGTCCGCAAATTTCACTCAAGCAGATGAAGTTACCAACCGAGCTAGCTGGCTCAGCATGGGAGTATCAGGTGTTGGGTTTGTGGCTCAAGCAACAACAGATTAGCTCTAAGCAGGTGACGCAGATCTTACGCAGTAGCATTACGGAAGTACTCTTTGACATTCTACAGACTGGACAAGTCGTCAAGTACCAAGTTCAGGTCGGCAATCCTCTCGGATGGCAATTGTTATTAGTTGATGTCGAACAAGCCCTAGCGATCGCTTACCAACAGTTGCACAGCTGGCAGCACGCCAATTTGGGGCATATTTCTCCCAATAAAGCACCAACACTCAAACAGCCAGAATCACTGCAACAAAAGACCTCTGCTACAACTTACCGTCAATTGACTGCACTGCTGGATGGAAGGCGGACGCTACGCGATTTAGCCGTACTCATGAAGCGTCAAGTTTTAGAATTATCCTACACTTTATTACCCTACCTTCAGGACGATATGGTGGAACTGGCAGACATTCCCGATCTGCCTATGCCTACGGCTGAAGAGATTGTATTAGAACCACCAGTGACACCGATAGCACTGAAACCGACGATCGCGTGTATTGATGATAGTCCCTTGGTCTGCGAGGTAATGCGAAACATTATTACAGATGCGGGCTATCAGTTTTTAGACATTCAAGATCCCTTGCGAGCACTCGCGACTTTGTTAAGTCAAAAACCAGACATGATCTTTTTAGATCTCGTCATGCCAAAACTGAATGGTTATGAAATTTGCACGCGCATCCGCAAGATCAATGCGTTCCGCGACACGCCGATCGTCATTCTCAGCGGTAATTTGATCGATCGCGTGCGGGCGATGGTCGTAGGTGCATCCGACTGTCTGGACAAACCCGTGCAAGCTGATGCAGTCGTGAAATTGATTCACAAACACCTATCTGCATCGAGCCACTAA
- the rpe gene encoding ribulose-phosphate 3-epimerase codes for MTQTPSKKQTVIAPSILSADFSRLGAEIKAVDEAGADWIHVDVMDGRFVPNITIGPLIVEAIRPVTQKPLDVHLMIVEPEKYVEDFAKAGADIISVHAEHNASPHLHRTLGQIRELGKQAGVVLNPSTPLELIEYVLELCDLVLIMSVNPGFGGQSFIPSVVPKIRKLRQMCDDRGLDPWIEVDGGLKGSNTWQVLEAGANAIVAGSAVFKAKDYAEAIAGIRNSKRPAPELAAV; via the coding sequence ATGACCCAAACGCCATCCAAAAAGCAAACTGTTATTGCTCCATCGATACTATCAGCAGATTTTAGCCGTCTGGGAGCTGAGATTAAAGCAGTTGACGAAGCTGGAGCTGACTGGATTCACGTTGATGTCATGGACGGTCGATTCGTGCCTAACATCACAATTGGTCCGCTGATTGTCGAAGCGATTCGCCCAGTGACCCAAAAACCTTTGGATGTCCACTTGATGATCGTGGAGCCAGAAAAGTACGTTGAAGATTTTGCCAAAGCCGGAGCTGATATTATCTCCGTCCATGCCGAGCATAATGCTTCCCCTCACCTCCACCGCACGCTCGGTCAAATTCGAGAATTAGGGAAACAAGCAGGGGTCGTCCTCAATCCTTCTACACCATTAGAACTGATCGAGTACGTGCTAGAACTTTGCGATTTAGTGCTAATCATGAGCGTTAACCCCGGCTTTGGCGGTCAAAGCTTTATTCCATCTGTCGTTCCCAAAATCCGCAAACTGCGCCAAATGTGTGACGATCGCGGTTTAGATCCTTGGATCGAGGTTGATGGCGGCTTAAAAGGTAGCAACACCTGGCAGGTGCTAGAAGCAGGCGCAAATGCGATCGTCGCTGGTTCGGCAGTGTTTAAAGCTAAAGATTATGCTGAGGCGATCGCAGGCATTCGTAACAGCAAGCGTCCCGCACCTGAGTTAGCAGCTGTGTAG
- the hslO gene encoding Hsp33 family molecular chaperone HslO, producing the protein MADRLIRATAADGGIRAVGVITTKLTEEARKRHELSYVATAALGRTMSAGLLLASSMKRPDSRVNIRVKGNGPLEGILVDAGLDGTVRGYVGNPAIELPPNDRGKLDVGGAVGSEGYLYVVRDVGYGYPYSSTVELISGEIGDDLSHYLATSEQTPSALVLGVFVGATGVTAAGGLLIQVLPKAARDEALVQTLESRIAQLAGFTPLLQAGKTLPQIFEQLLGDMNLEIFPESQLVRFHCGCSFDRVLGALKILGEAELQDMIAKDDGAEATCHFCGQVYKASSNQLEQLILDLRAES; encoded by the coding sequence ATGGCAGATCGGTTAATTCGTGCCACAGCCGCCGATGGGGGAATTCGCGCTGTCGGCGTTATCACCACCAAGCTGACTGAAGAGGCAAGAAAACGGCATGAACTGTCCTATGTGGCGACGGCAGCGCTAGGACGTACTATGTCTGCTGGGTTGTTACTTGCTTCCAGCATGAAACGCCCTGATTCGCGAGTCAATATTCGGGTCAAAGGTAATGGTCCGTTAGAGGGGATTCTAGTCGATGCAGGTTTAGACGGTACGGTAAGAGGTTACGTCGGCAATCCCGCGATCGAACTACCACCAAACGATCGCGGTAAATTGGATGTTGGCGGTGCTGTGGGTTCAGAGGGTTATCTCTACGTCGTGCGCGATGTTGGCTATGGCTATCCCTACTCCAGCACGGTAGAGCTAATATCGGGAGAGATTGGCGACGACTTGTCTCACTACCTAGCTACGTCAGAACAAACACCGTCAGCGTTAGTACTAGGGGTGTTTGTCGGCGCTACAGGAGTGACAGCAGCGGGAGGATTGCTGATTCAAGTTTTGCCCAAAGCAGCCCGTGATGAAGCCTTGGTACAAACATTAGAATCAAGAATTGCTCAGCTAGCAGGATTCACGCCCTTGCTCCAAGCTGGAAAGACCTTACCGCAAATCTTCGAGCAACTGTTAGGAGATATGAATCTGGAGATTTTTCCCGAATCTCAGTTAGTGCGCTTTCACTGTGGTTGTTCTTTCGATCGCGTTTTAGGAGCGCTGAAAATTCTAGGCGAGGCAGAATTGCAAGACATGATCGCCAAAGATGACGGAGCCGAAGCCACATGTCATTTTTGCGGACAAGTTTACAAAGCCAGCAGCAATCAGTTAGAGCAGTTGATTTTGGATTTACGGGCAGAGTCTTAA
- a CDS encoding chromosome segregation ATPase: protein MSQPPAKGDNSDRSHIQHPVDSASQYPTDRDLSQYLSQQRHNSEVMPQSPSNSSQSGSVSPSSATDGKLWSSVPPSGEPPSVGRKRWWKNWMLWAALAALGANGVAIVAMTMLFKLPSAPNCPAIFWPLASGTVRLHCAQVAAAKRTVPDLMAAIALVKPLPQNHPLSQEIERGLAEWSQDLLALAEEKFQAGQLSEAIAIASDIPSDISTATTVPTQIEKWKSIWAEAEKIYAEAESQIPKENWYRASMAAVRLLNVGNNYWANTKYEELKYAIATAREDGGRLGKIQNLVNRGRADDFLAAIQQIQAIEAGSYFYQKAQAMIPEIGRKMLDLAQETLDKRDVDKAVEVASQIPAVAKLETEVQDFIVLAEAHRSAFVGTVSSIEAAIAEAQKIGLDRPLYYKAQDTIARWQLEIEDVQHLAKARNLAQPGAVTDLNAAIAEALMIPDSNPRAAEAKREIDGWRRRIQTFEDQPYLNRADELVVEGDVVALQAAVDEASKISAGRALYGEARKRIRNWTRQIQTIEDQPFLDQARDLANNGNLPAAIAAAGQIGAGRALHETAQAEVKEWQTQLQAEQDWREAQQVALQNTPDALAQAIRLADRVPNSNSLRLDVNPAINDWGDRLLRLAQDQGTYNPQAGIDIARKIPRSSSAYGAAQAQIGEWQRILNPPPPEPLPSLDNTAPSPNLENSEPNVDSNN from the coding sequence GTGAGTCAGCCGCCAGCAAAGGGGGACAATAGCGATCGGTCTCATATCCAACATCCTGTAGACTCCGCTTCTCAATATCCAACGGATCGCGATCTGTCTCAATACCTGTCCCAGCAAAGGCACAATTCAGAAGTCATGCCACAATCACCATCGAACTCGTCACAATCTGGTAGCGTTTCCCCTTCATCAGCTACAGACGGTAAGTTGTGGTCTAGCGTACCTCCATCGGGAGAGCCGCCTAGTGTCGGACGCAAGCGGTGGTGGAAAAACTGGATGCTTTGGGCAGCTCTGGCAGCGTTGGGGGCTAATGGAGTGGCGATCGTCGCCATGACGATGTTATTTAAGTTACCATCTGCACCTAATTGTCCGGCAATTTTTTGGCCTCTGGCTTCAGGGACGGTGCGGTTGCATTGCGCTCAAGTCGCAGCGGCGAAACGAACTGTACCAGATTTAATGGCAGCGATCGCCTTAGTAAAGCCTTTACCACAAAATCATCCTTTAAGTCAAGAAATCGAACGGGGTCTAGCAGAGTGGTCGCAAGATTTGCTTGCCTTAGCGGAGGAAAAGTTTCAAGCCGGACAGCTATCGGAAGCGATCGCGATCGCCTCTGATATTCCGTCAGATATCTCTACAGCTACCACTGTCCCAACACAAATTGAAAAATGGAAATCGATTTGGGCGGAAGCGGAAAAAATTTATGCTGAAGCTGAGTCTCAGATTCCGAAAGAAAACTGGTATCGGGCTTCGATGGCAGCAGTACGTTTGCTCAATGTCGGTAACAACTATTGGGCAAATACGAAATACGAAGAATTAAAATATGCGATCGCCACCGCCAGAGAAGATGGCGGGAGATTGGGAAAAATTCAAAACTTAGTCAATCGAGGCAGAGCTGATGATTTTCTGGCTGCCATACAGCAGATTCAAGCAATTGAAGCAGGTAGCTATTTCTATCAGAAAGCTCAAGCAATGATTCCCGAGATCGGGCGCAAAATGCTCGACTTGGCTCAGGAAACTTTAGATAAAAGAGATGTAGACAAAGCTGTTGAAGTTGCCAGTCAAATTCCCGCTGTTGCCAAATTAGAAACAGAAGTTCAAGACTTTATTGTCCTCGCAGAGGCGCATCGGAGCGCTTTCGTCGGCACTGTCTCTAGCATAGAAGCGGCAATTGCCGAAGCGCAAAAAATTGGTCTAGACCGTCCTCTTTACTATAAAGCCCAAGATACGATCGCCCGTTGGCAACTAGAAATTGAAGACGTGCAGCATCTAGCCAAAGCGCGTAATCTGGCTCAACCAGGGGCAGTTACCGATTTAAATGCAGCGATCGCTGAAGCTTTGATGATTCCAGACTCGAATCCCCGTGCTGCTGAAGCCAAGCGAGAAATTGACGGCTGGCGGCGACGGATACAAACATTTGAAGACCAACCTTACCTCAACCGTGCCGACGAGTTAGTTGTTGAGGGCGATGTTGTCGCTTTACAAGCAGCAGTTGATGAAGCGAGTAAAATTAGTGCAGGACGCGCGCTTTATGGCGAAGCCCGTAAGCGAATTCGCAACTGGACGCGCCAGATCCAAACGATTGAAGACCAGCCTTTCTTAGACCAAGCGCGAGACTTGGCAAATAACGGCAATTTACCAGCGGCGATCGCTGCTGCTGGACAAATTGGTGCGGGACGGGCGCTACATGAAACCGCGCAGGCAGAAGTCAAGGAATGGCAAACTCAACTTCAAGCGGAACAGGATTGGCGCGAAGCCCAGCAAGTTGCTTTGCAGAATACCCCTGATGCGTTGGCTCAAGCAATTCGGCTGGCGGATCGGGTTCCTAACAGCAATTCTTTACGATTGGACGTGAATCCAGCAATTAATGACTGGGGCGATCGCTTGTTGCGATTAGCACAAGACCAAGGGACGTATAATCCGCAAGCAGGGATCGATATAGCCCGCAAAATTCCGCGCAGCAGCAGTGCCTACGGAGCCGCTCAAGCTCAGATCGGCGAGTGGCAGAGGATTTTGAACCCTCCTCCCCCCGAACCGCTTCCCAGCCTCGATAACACCGCACCGAGTCCGAATCTGGAGAATTCGGAACCGAATGTAGATTCTAATAATTAG
- the ggt gene encoding gamma-glutamyltransferase, producing the protein MTASSNGIVTTPHYLASQAGLEILQQGGNAVDAAIAAAATLTVVYPHMNSLGGDNFWLIYNAKERELKGLNASGRAGEKATIDFYQSQGYDRIPFRGYLAANTVPGAVSGWDLAYKYAQVTINNSLPWQQLFASAIKFSEAGFPISQNQERWTQISIDENNEEFFNLQKFSNFRQIYLKSDGTIYPTGEIFKQPDLAKSLAAIAFQGAAEFYQGEIARKIVADLQENGGILTLQDFAEHTANWVEPISVNYRDYIAYNLPPNTQGIASLSILNILNNFDLRKFGEGTADYYHLIVEATKQAFSDRDKYVSDPDFVNIPLDWLLSSERGKELAAKINLQQAANQVQPLDPKGDTIWLGVVDKDGNAVSLIQSIYYEFGSGIVAGDTGILLQNRGCFFSLDPQHVNCLQPKKRTFHTLNPAMLFQNGKPYLVYGTMGGEGQPQTQAAIATRIVDFGFNVEDAISAPRWLQGRTWGVATNELKIEGRVSADIVRELSDRGHSVKVVEDYTDVMGHAGAILIDSETNMRYGAADPRSDGAAVGY; encoded by the coding sequence ATGACTGCATCTAGTAACGGCATAGTCACAACTCCTCACTATCTGGCTTCCCAAGCGGGTTTAGAGATACTTCAGCAAGGGGGAAATGCCGTAGATGCTGCGATCGCTGCTGCTGCTACGCTAACAGTAGTTTATCCCCATATGAATAGTTTGGGCGGTGATAATTTTTGGTTAATTTACAATGCCAAAGAGCGAGAATTAAAAGGCTTGAATGCTAGCGGTCGAGCGGGAGAAAAGGCAACAATTGATTTTTATCAGTCTCAAGGTTATGACAGAATTCCTTTTAGAGGTTATTTAGCTGCAAATACCGTACCTGGAGCAGTATCCGGCTGGGATTTAGCATATAAATACGCTCAAGTAACCATAAATAATTCTTTGCCTTGGCAGCAACTTTTTGCTTCTGCAATTAAGTTTTCTGAAGCTGGTTTTCCCATATCTCAAAATCAAGAACGCTGGACTCAAATAAGTATTGATGAGAACAACGAAGAATTTTTTAATTTACAAAAATTTTCTAATTTTCGTCAAATCTATCTAAAGTCTGATGGAACAATTTACCCAACAGGTGAAATATTTAAACAACCGGACTTAGCTAAAAGTTTAGCAGCGATCGCCTTTCAAGGCGCAGCCGAGTTTTATCAAGGAGAAATCGCCAGAAAGATAGTTGCAGATTTACAGGAGAATGGAGGAATCTTAACTCTGCAAGATTTTGCGGAACATACTGCTAACTGGGTAGAACCAATTTCAGTTAATTATCGCGATTATATCGCTTATAACTTGCCGCCCAACACTCAAGGAATTGCCTCTTTATCGATTTTAAATATCTTAAATAATTTTGATTTACGCAAATTTGGAGAAGGAACGGCAGACTACTATCATTTGATTGTAGAAGCAACCAAACAAGCATTTAGCGATCGCGATAAATATGTGAGCGATCCTGACTTTGTAAATATTCCTTTAGACTGGCTATTATCTTCAGAACGCGGCAAAGAACTTGCAGCAAAGATTAACTTGCAGCAAGCCGCTAACCAAGTACAACCTCTCGATCCAAAAGGCGATACAATTTGGCTGGGAGTTGTAGATAAAGATGGTAACGCTGTCTCTTTAATTCAAAGTATTTACTACGAATTTGGTTCGGGTATAGTTGCAGGCGATACGGGGATTTTATTACAAAATCGAGGGTGTTTTTTCTCCTTAGATCCGCAACATGTAAATTGTTTGCAACCTAAAAAACGTACTTTTCACACGTTAAACCCTGCCATGTTATTTCAAAACGGCAAACCGTATTTAGTCTACGGTACGATGGGAGGAGAAGGACAACCTCAAACTCAAGCTGCGATCGCAACTCGAATTGTCGATTTTGGTTTTAATGTAGAAGATGCAATTTCAGCACCGCGATGGTTGCAAGGACGTACTTGGGGAGTTGCTACCAACGAACTTAAAATTGAAGGCAGAGTTTCAGCAGATATTGTTCGAGAATTAAGCGATCGCGGTCACTCTGTTAAAGTTGTAGAAGATTATACAGATGTGATGGGACATGCTGGCGCGATTTTAATCGACTCTGAAACTAATATGAGATACGGTGCTGCCGATCCGAGAAGTGATGGTGCTGCTGTCGGGTATTAA
- a CDS encoding isopenicillin N synthase family dioxygenase — MSKQSELATNNQKFIPVIDLQAFRSGDRSQRQAVVDRVYQACHEIGFLYIKNPGISTNLIQQLFLHSQQFFNLSSEAKARIAWLDETHNSGYVGIERERLDPSLPGDLKEALNLNLNSLTQNLEFSAEFCNCVLDFWKACVQVTDTVLQSFALALQLPEDFFIANHHEQAHTLRLLHYPPLQQPPKRGQVRAGEHSDYGSITLLFQDDIGGLEIQTKDGVWIAASAIPETIIINTGDLMQRWTNHVFCSTKHRVAIPLDERVRRSRYSIAFFCHPNDDTEVTCLPGCCTDRVAIYPSISAKDYLISRLQATY; from the coding sequence ATGTCTAAGCAAAGCGAATTGGCGACCAATAATCAGAAATTCATTCCAGTTATTGATTTACAAGCGTTTAGAAGTGGCGATCGCTCACAAAGACAAGCTGTTGTCGATCGCGTTTATCAAGCTTGTCATGAAATTGGATTTTTATATATCAAAAACCCCGGTATTTCTACTAATTTAATTCAACAATTATTCTTACATTCTCAGCAATTTTTCAATCTTTCGTCTGAAGCAAAAGCTCGAATAGCATGGTTAGATGAAACTCATAACAGTGGTTATGTAGGTATAGAAAGAGAACGTCTCGATCCGAGTCTGCCAGGAGATTTAAAAGAAGCTTTAAATTTAAATTTAAACTCTCTAACTCAAAATTTAGAATTTAGTGCTGAATTTTGCAATTGTGTATTAGATTTCTGGAAAGCTTGCGTACAAGTCACAGATACAGTTTTACAATCTTTTGCGTTGGCTTTACAACTTCCAGAAGACTTTTTTATTGCCAATCATCACGAGCAAGCTCATACTTTGAGATTACTACACTACCCGCCACTACAACAACCTCCAAAACGAGGACAAGTACGAGCGGGAGAACATTCTGATTATGGTAGTATTACTTTGTTATTTCAAGATGATATTGGTGGATTAGAAATACAAACCAAAGATGGAGTATGGATTGCAGCTTCAGCAATCCCTGAAACAATAATTATTAATACTGGAGATTTAATGCAACGATGGACGAATCACGTATTTTGTTCTACCAAACATCGGGTAGCGATTCCCTTAGATGAAAGAGTCAGGCGATCGCGTTATTCAATAGCTTTTTTCTGTCATCCTAATGATGATACTGAGGTTACTTGTCTTCCTGGTTGTTGTACGGATCGAGTAGCAATATATCCTTCTATTTCTGCCAAAGATTACTTGATTAGCCGCTTGCAAGCAACTTATTAA
- a CDS encoding AtzE family amidohydrolase — protein MNLNLADAVTIATAVRAQQVSATEVAIATLDRITARNPALNCFTTVTTETALADAAKIDRTIASGQDPGVLAGVPFAVKNLFDIAGITTLAGSKINADNPPASQDATAIARLKQAGAILVGALNMDEYAYGFVTENSHYGATHNPHDTNRIAGGSSGGSAAAVAGGMVPLTLGSDTNGSIRVPAALCGVYGLKPTYGRLSRAGAFLFASSFDHIGTFTRSVRDAAIAFDVLQGWDSRDPVCTQRPPEETQNLVSAENNGKSAYNIDGLRIAIAEDYFRTGAEPEALAAVERVAQALGATQYVTIPEAHRARAAAFIITACEGANLHLTNLRSRLEDFDPATRDRFLAGAMIPASWYLQAQRFRSWFRDRVRAIFQHVDLILAPTTPCVAPFIGQQTIQLDGREILVRPHLGLFTQPLSFIGLPVLSVPVARPDGLPLGVQLIAAPYNEGKILQVAAMLEAEGAIAASIVN, from the coding sequence ATGAATTTAAACCTTGCTGATGCCGTAACCATAGCAACAGCCGTGCGCGCGCAACAGGTAAGCGCAACAGAAGTGGCGATCGCCACCCTCGACAGAATTACCGCACGGAATCCAGCACTGAATTGTTTCACCACCGTTACAACTGAAACAGCTTTAGCAGATGCAGCGAAGATCGACAGGACGATCGCCTCTGGGCAAGATCCAGGCGTTCTAGCTGGCGTTCCCTTTGCGGTCAAAAATTTATTTGATATTGCTGGGATAACGACCCTAGCTGGCTCGAAAATCAATGCTGACAATCCTCCCGCTAGCCAAGATGCTACGGCGATCGCCAGACTGAAACAAGCCGGAGCAATTTTAGTTGGGGCGCTCAATATGGATGAATACGCCTACGGTTTTGTCACGGAAAATTCTCACTACGGTGCAACCCACAACCCCCATGATACAAATCGCATTGCAGGCGGTTCTTCTGGAGGCTCGGCGGCGGCGGTAGCTGGGGGAATGGTTCCCCTGACGCTGGGTTCCGATACCAACGGTTCTATTCGCGTCCCTGCGGCTTTATGCGGTGTCTACGGACTTAAACCCACGTATGGGAGATTGTCGCGGGCAGGAGCGTTTTTATTCGCTAGTAGTTTCGACCACATTGGCACGTTTACCCGTTCTGTACGAGATGCGGCGATCGCCTTTGACGTGCTGCAAGGATGGGACAGTCGCGATCCGGTTTGCACGCAACGCCCTCCTGAAGAAACACAAAATCTCGTATCTGCGGAAAATAACGGTAAGTCTGCATACAATATTGATGGGTTACGCATTGCCATTGCTGAAGATTATTTTCGGACAGGTGCAGAACCGGAAGCGTTAGCTGCGGTGGAACGAGTTGCCCAAGCTTTAGGTGCGACGCAATACGTCACCATCCCAGAAGCGCACCGTGCTAGGGCAGCGGCTTTTATAATTACAGCTTGTGAAGGGGCAAATTTGCATTTAACGAACTTGCGATCGCGTCTTGAAGACTTCGATCCGGCTACCCGCGATCGCTTTTTGGCTGGGGCGATGATTCCTGCGAGTTGGTATCTGCAAGCGCAGAGATTTAGAAGCTGGTTTCGCGATCGCGTCCGGGCAATTTTTCAACACGTCGATCTGATTCTAGCTCCTACAACACCCTGTGTTGCACCATTCATTGGGCAACAAACGATTCAGTTAGATGGACGGGAAATTTTAGTTCGTCCCCATTTAGGGTTGTTTACTCAGCCGCTATCTTTTATCGGTTTACCTGTATTATCCGTACCAGTTGCGCGCCCGGATGGTTTACCTTTGGGGGTACAATTGATTGCCGCACCTTACAATGAGGGGAAAATTTTACAGGTGGCTGCAATGTTGGAGGCTGAGGGTGCGATCGCTGCATCTATTGTTAATTGA